In Gossypium arboreum isolate Shixiya-1 chromosome 6, ASM2569848v2, whole genome shotgun sequence, the following are encoded in one genomic region:
- the LOC128293757 gene encoding serine/threonine-protein phosphatase 7 long form homolog, which translates to MIGRGCKLDPKLISALIERWRPETHTFHLPCGECTITLEDMHLQLGLPVDGDAITGSVHSADWGAVCYELLGAIPDNINGGQIEMGWLRDTFPEPDDDSTELEKIRYARVYILQIIGDYLMPDLSQNLVHLRWLLKLVDFRAAGEFSWGWNHSTSYAQLPTYLEDIRLLLEQRSEAQFQWKLYEDPTIRAVIPDEYLQTSNAWHVKVPLVNFAIVEMHQSDRVLRQFGFRQPIPVALEVLDDHHKIDLR; encoded by the exons ATGATAGGccgggggtgcaagttggacccgaaacttATTAGTGCGTTGATAGAAAGGTGGAGACCAGAGACGCACACATTTCATCTTCCATGTGGAGAGTGCACTATCACTTTGGAAGACATGCATTTGCAATTAGGATTGCCGGTGGACGGGGACGCAATCACTGGGTCTGTTCATTCTGCTGATTGGGGAGCGGTATGCTACGAGCTTTTGGGTGCTATTCCCGATAATATTAACGGAGGTCAGATCGAGATGGgctggttacgagacacatttCCGGAGCCGGATGATGATTCTACCGAACTAGAAAAAATTCGATATGCTCGAGTATACATTCTTCAAATAATTGGAGATTATCTGATGCCGGACTTGTCACAAAACCTTGTACATCTGAGATGGCTGctgaaactcgttgattttagagcaGCTGGTGAATTTAGTTGGGG gtggaaccattcgACAAGTTATGCTCAATTACCTACCTATCTtgaagatatacggcttctattagaGCAACGGTCGGAAGCACAA tttcaatggaAACTATACGAGGATCCGACAATTCGGGCAGTAATTCCAGATGAATACTTGCAAACTTCGAACGCTTGGCACGTGAAGGTCCCATTGGTCAACTTTGCTATTGTGGAGATGCACCAATCAGACAGAGTATTACGGCAATTTGGATTCCGACAACCGATTCCTGTGGCACTTGAGGTGTTGGATGATCATCACAAAATCGATTTACGGTAA